accagaagcttcttctcagaattgattttaactttagaatcaattgtagaaagattTACAAACATACAATAACATGGTGTGTTCTGCAGGTAATGACTTGCAGGCCAAGGTCAGATCTTTTCATCAATCTGCCAGCTCTGCAGAAACTTGACAACATGCTTCTTGTAAGTATTGCATCTCATTCTTTCATGGTATACTAGTAACTGGTTGTTGGTAAGTAAATGATAAACAATTCTGATTCTGAGGCTTTCATGTACATTATCACAGGACATTTTAGATAGTTACAAAGCTAAGGAGTTTTGGTATGTTGACCAAGGAATTGTATCCCAAGATGCAGATGGATCAGCTTCTTTTCGCAAAAGAATTCAGCGAGAAGAGGAGAAGTGGTGGCTCCCCGTGCCTCGGGTTCCCCCTGCCGGTCTCAGTGACAACTCAAGAAAGCAGTTGAATCACACAAGAGAATGTGCAAGCCAAATACTGAAAGCAGCCATGAGTATCAATGGCAATGCTTTAGCTGAAATGGAAGTTCCTGAGTCATATCTGGAAGCCCTTCCTAAGGTCTGATTTCCAACATGAACAGAATTTGATATCTTTGTCTGATTAATACAACTAGGCAAAAAAGTAAATGTGATTGATCAAATTCACTACAAATTTAGTAAGGAAACACTCATAGACTCTTAACTTTGCTTCATCATTAACTCAAGGAGCAAAAAGTATTTTATTAGAGCTAAGGTGGTTAAGACTCATAGACTCTTAACTTTCCACAACTGATTCTTAAACCAAAAATAATTAGGGGGAGAAGCTTCcgtgtgtcagaattgattttgaggaaatAGAAACTAGTCCAAACTCCAAACATGCTAAAAATCTCTCATAATCTCTTTTTCTAGTCCTGCAGAGTTTCCAACCACACACTTCATACAGACTTATATGACATtgttttcaaatttatatttgggtATTTCACAAAGAGTTCATTCAAGATACATGATACATTATCTGAACTTTCAGAATGGAAGAACTTGCTTGGGGGATTTTATTTACCGTTACATCACATCAGAGCAATTCTCTTCGGAATGCCTGCTTGATTGCTTAGACCTCTCCTCTGAGCATGTTGCACTAGAGATTGCTAACCGTGTTGAAGCTTCAATTCATGTATGGCGTCGAAGAGGTCACTCTAGACCCCCACCGAATCCTAGCCGTTCAACTACAAAGTCATCTTGGGAAATTGTCaaggacttcatggctgatggAGACAAGAGAGAGTTGCTGGCAGAAAGAGCTGAAAATATTCTACTTTCATTGAAGCAGCGATTCCCGGGATTAACTCAAACTACCTTGGATACCAGCAAAATCCAGTGCAACAAGGTTACATTTcccttctctttctttttaattgcaatttttctctctttctatcaCATTCATTGTATATCACATCCTttacttctctcttttctctttctcaCTCTGGATATCTGTCAAGTGTCTGCATTATACGAATGCCTACAAATAATTTTACTTGCATGATTGTAATCTTTCAATCACATTATCTAATTGTAATCTTTCTTTCAAAAGCCTTTATATTGACACATTTCATTTCAAACATTCAGGATGTTGGAAAAGCCATCCTAGAGGGCTATTCAAGAGTTCTGGAGAGCATGGCATTTAACATTGTAGCTCGTATAGATGATTTGCTATATGTGGATGACTTGACAAAACATTCAGATAGGTTTCCATTGGTGCCACCGACAGTTAATGTGGTTTCTCAGCAGAAGCTTTCGCGTTCAATGGCAGTGTCTGTCTCAGGCACTCCGCACAAAGCATTATCACCTGTGCCTCTAATTAGTCCGGCAAGGGGAGATAGAGAGAGAACTCCTTTCCTCAACATCAACAATAACAACATCATCAAACCTCAACGTCGTGGCTTTGGCGTGCGAAGAGCGTTGTCAAATTATCTTGGAGGAGAGACCAAAGCAACAAAGATGTTTAGCAATGCAACTGAAGTTAATGGTACAAACCCAAATTGCAATAAAACAGAACAGCCAGAATGTCAGAAGGAATCGCATGACATGAGGAGCAAGACAAAATAATGGTTGTATAGGAAACAAGTTTATTAACCTGCAGAAACTTTTGTTAACATGTATGGCTCCCTTTCATTGTATCATTTACAACTAGTATCTATTGTTAgttgaaaagaagaaaacaatatCTGTTGTTAGTTGAAATAGGAATTCATAGTTCATTGAGGTTATTACATTCTCTTACTGAAATATGTAATGGTCCAATTCATAGGACCAAATGTATCAATTAGAAGATTGTATTCAGATTAAAATTATGCTGTTAGAGTTCATGATTTTCTTTATCTGCTACTTATTCTTTTAAGTGTGTTCTTCATTTTGTTTGGTAACCAAAATATTAGGGTGAGTTAGGAGAGATGAAGCCGTAAATAACAAATTGATAACTAACAACTAGCTACCTAACAGATTAACTAACTAATAAACTGATAACTAACAACTAGCTACCTAACAGATTTAACTACCTCATTATGGATGGATTCACATCTTAGACAGCAAATTTGGAAAATAGACAGAGCTATGGTTAGAATATCAACAAGTTGATGATGAGTCTGAACATGAATGCTCATATCTTCATTATGGTTAGTGAGCAGGAGTTGGTTGTGGAATCATTTTTTGGTTGGACATGTTGTCGTACTCATTACTTTGATAGTAAGACTTTTCTTGACTAGGTCATGATTTTCAGCTCTCACAAGAAGGGGATTTTTCACATTAAAAACTTGATGTGTTTTTATGCAATTTAGTCATTTGTCTGGTTTCAGGATAATTCTTATGCTCTTCACGTGAAAAAAGTGAATTTAGTATGGGATATTCTATTGCCTCCTTACAATGTGCTTGTCATTTTCCAGGAATATCAACAATAGATTATGGATAAGCGGCCAAGATCGGCTGGGATGACGAGTCcaacttaaagacacacttcaccTTTTAAGGCTCGGGGTCTTGGGGGCTTAAGCACCCAAATGATAAACGATCGAGTTCAATTTCCTCAATAGGTTGGCCACATTCTAGCTTTGTGAATTAAGTCTTTATTGATATAATGTGACCGAGTATAACTTTAGCCTAGATATTGTTCGATCACTTTTGCAAAGATGATTAATTAATAAAGGAAAGTCATTTACAAGCATTAATTACATAAGAATACACACACATGCATGAGCACACTCAAAAGAAAGCAAGAAGTATTATTATCACTAGTCATAGCAATAACCTAAACTACAGGAGGGATGCTTGCCCCAAATTACAGAGAGTACATATGTATAGAAGAGGATCACATCATTGATATAAAACAGAAGTCTTAAACTTAAAGGTTGGTTATCCAAATATAAAAGTTTTCATAAATTATACAAAGCACAAAAAAGTTTTGGCTCCATGCAACTGTTG
This is a stretch of genomic DNA from Lotus japonicus ecotype B-129 chromosome 1, LjGifu_v1.2. It encodes these proteins:
- the LOC130733650 gene encoding rop guanine nucleotide exchange factor 7-like; translation: MESLSNKGENMQKKRDGYRSPRSAAKGAKVVNKSFTGSSGGSCSSVSTEEPKAAKGSSPSPAPSPLGWPIRKAAVSKRGKSDEKENEPVSHLEDAKITSVSSKMSGVGMMKERFAKLLLGEDMSGSGKGVCTALAISNAITNLCATVFGQLWRLEPLPCEKKAMWRREMEWLVCVSDHIVELMPSWQTFPDGSKLEVMTCRPRSDLFINLPALQKLDNMLLDILDSYKAKEFWYVDQGIVSQDADGSASFRKRIQREEEKWWLPVPRVPPAGLSDNSRKQLNHTRECASQILKAAMSINGNALAEMEVPESYLEALPKNGRTCLGDFIYRYITSEQFSSECLLDCLDLSSEHVALEIANRVEASIHVWRRRGHSRPPPNPSRSTTKSSWEIVKDFMADGDKRELLAERAENILLSLKQRFPGLTQTTLDTSKIQCNKDVGKAILEGYSRVLESMAFNIVARIDDLLYVDDLTKHSDRFPLVPPTVNVVSQQKLSRSMAVSVSGTPHKALSPVPLISPARGDRERTPFLNINNNNIIKPQRRGFGVRRALSNYLGGETKATKMFSNATEVNGTNPNCNKTEQPECQKESHDMRSKTK